A genomic region of Candidatus Falkowbacteria bacterium contains the following coding sequences:
- a CDS encoding class I SAM-dependent methyltransferase — MDYKDYLTQQKIETDHFWYIARKGLIQRLLASICEDKDRSRVILDIGCGTGTELPVLAEFGDVVGLDNNAEALKMVAGKGFKTLLVDMDNESLGEGLYDVVCAFDVLEHLENDQTTLDKIFKSLKPGGWLVFTVPAFGAIFSQHDRAMGHFRRYERSGIAEQLSRAGYGNARLGYWNVWVFLPVAVMRLTKKLFNRGKGRNELSTEAINLPRPLNALLLLILNSEKYLFNRKGLPFGLTIYGAAQKYEG, encoded by the coding sequence ATGGATTATAAGGATTATCTGACCCAGCAAAAAATCGAAACCGATCACTTTTGGTACATTGCAAGAAAAGGCTTGATCCAGAGGCTGCTTGCTTCTATTTGCGAAGACAAGGACCGCTCCCGGGTAATTTTGGATATCGGGTGCGGTACGGGTACGGAGCTGCCGGTTTTGGCTGAGTTCGGAGATGTCGTGGGGCTGGATAATAACGCAGAAGCTTTGAAAATGGTGGCGGGCAAAGGTTTCAAGACATTGCTGGTCGATATGGATAATGAAAGCTTGGGCGAAGGGCTGTATGACGTGGTATGCGCTTTCGACGTTTTAGAACACTTGGAAAATGATCAAACGACACTTGATAAGATTTTTAAGAGCCTAAAGCCAGGCGGCTGGCTAGTGTTTACCGTGCCAGCCTTCGGTGCCATCTTCAGCCAGCATGACCGGGCCATGGGACATTTCCGCCGTTATGAAAGAAGCGGCATTGCCGAGCAATTATCACGCGCCGGTTACGGAAACGCGCGCCTGGGATATTGGAATGTCTGGGTATTTTTGCCCGTAGCTGTAATGCGGCTGACTAAGAAGTTGTTTAACCGAGGCAAAGGCCGAAACGAACTTTCGACGGAGGCAATCAACCTGCCTCGGCCGCTTAACGCCTTGCTGCTGTTGATATTGAATAGTGAAAAGTATTTGTTTAATAGGAAGGGTTTGCCGTTCGGCTTGACCATATACGGCGCAGCTCAAAAATATGAAGGTTGA
- a CDS encoding glycosyltransferase, producing the protein MKVDFCLPIYNEEQMLRENALRLLNYCRQANFGFDWQIVLVVNGSIDRSFAIAQELVSENPGEFAAIESAQPGRGRALKNYWLQSDADILAYMDLDLAVSLDDIPALVGPIIANECDLVVGSRLLVGSKIERSFVREFTSQSCHLLSRLILGHKFSDLQCGFKAIRRSSFLLIAPKVIDAGWFFDTELAVFAGLAGLRVRELPVDWSEERYDRRKSKVRVFRDATRFMRNFLKLRRRLDSGK; encoded by the coding sequence ATGAAGGTTGATTTTTGTCTGCCGATCTACAACGAAGAACAGATGCTCAGGGAAAATGCCTTGAGACTTTTGAATTATTGCCGCCAGGCCAATTTCGGCTTCGATTGGCAGATAGTCTTGGTCGTAAACGGGTCGATTGACCGGTCTTTTGCCATTGCCCAGGAGTTAGTTTCGGAAAACCCTGGTGAATTTGCGGCTATCGAGAGCGCTCAGCCCGGCCGCGGCCGCGCTTTGAAAAACTATTGGCTGCAGAGCGATGCGGATATTTTGGCCTATATGGACCTCGACTTGGCAGTTTCGCTAGATGATATTCCAGCCTTGGTTGGACCGATCATTGCAAACGAGTGCGACCTAGTAGTTGGATCACGTCTTTTGGTCGGCTCGAAAATAGAGCGATCCTTCGTCAGGGAATTCACTTCGCAAAGCTGCCACCTGCTCTCCCGCTTGATCTTAGGTCACAAGTTTTCTGATCTTCAGTGCGGGTTTAAGGCGATCAGGCGCTCTTCATTCCTTTTAATCGCCCCAAAGGTGATTGACGCCGGTTGGTTTTTTGACACCGAACTCGCGGTCTTCGCCGGGCTGGCTGGACTGAGAGTGCGGGAATTGCCGGTCGATTGGTCAGAAGAGCGCTATGACCGTCGCAAGAGCAAAGTCAGGGTTTTTCGCGATGCCACGAGATTCATGCGCAACTTCCTGAAACTGCGTCGGAGACTGGATTCAGGTAAATAA